From a region of the Paenibacillus lutimineralis genome:
- a CDS encoding extracellular solute-binding protein: MGMKRKSKKVIMLLMACIMVLSLAACSGKGNNSAKKENANNAPANTSTTSDKAAPSADEPGWKSDTSPITFDWYLNFAWFPNKWGVDPTSQYVTKKTGVDINFIVPAGNENEKLNTLIASGKLPDFITLGWWEDGVKKMIEGGLVLPLNELAEQYDPYFFKVSDPDKLGWYTQEDGNVYGYPNSSSSPKDYQQFGDTYVSNQTFVVRKDIYEAIGSPDMRTPEGFLAALKAAKEKFPQIDGQPMIPFGLHEFIQTGNDSLEGYIQNFLAIPREKDGQLYERERDPEYIKWMKVLRQANQDGLLAKDIFIDKRAQMEEKIAQGRYFAMLYQRTDFAAQLGTLFQQDPNKIYIAVDGPANANLDAPTLNGPSISGWTLTLISKDVKDKERAIKFLSYLNSEEGQKDFYLGEKGVSYDTIDGKEQFLPEAFDLMNKDRSAFDKKYGSSFTFWMMQNTNITQQWAPQSVEPYKQLEDWTRGKTKSFSEFDELDPLANSDEGIINTKIKDLRGKTLPKLIMASSETEFDKIWDEYIKKQDDLGYAKVQAYKQAKYEENKKKLGM, translated from the coding sequence ATGGGCATGAAAAGAAAGTCCAAAAAAGTGATAATGCTTCTTATGGCATGTATCATGGTTCTGTCCTTGGCGGCTTGTTCCGGTAAAGGAAATAATAGCGCCAAAAAAGAAAACGCTAACAATGCTCCAGCGAACACATCTACAACGTCTGACAAAGCAGCTCCATCCGCAGACGAGCCAGGTTGGAAGTCAGACACATCTCCGATTACGTTTGACTGGTATTTGAACTTTGCCTGGTTCCCTAATAAATGGGGCGTTGATCCGACTTCCCAGTATGTCACTAAAAAGACAGGCGTTGATATTAACTTCATCGTTCCTGCTGGTAACGAAAACGAGAAGCTGAATACACTGATTGCTTCCGGCAAGCTGCCTGATTTCATTACGCTTGGCTGGTGGGAAGATGGCGTGAAGAAGATGATCGAAGGCGGGCTAGTACTTCCGCTCAACGAATTGGCAGAACAATACGATCCTTACTTCTTCAAAGTATCCGACCCTGACAAGCTGGGTTGGTACACACAAGAAGACGGTAACGTGTACGGTTATCCGAACTCTTCCTCATCCCCCAAAGACTACCAGCAATTTGGTGATACTTATGTATCCAACCAGACGTTTGTAGTGCGTAAGGATATTTATGAGGCGATTGGCAGTCCCGACATGCGCACTCCAGAAGGGTTCCTTGCCGCCCTGAAGGCTGCTAAGGAGAAGTTCCCGCAAATCGACGGCCAACCGATGATTCCGTTTGGACTGCATGAGTTCATTCAGACAGGAAATGACTCCCTGGAAGGTTATATTCAGAACTTCCTGGCGATTCCGCGGGAAAAAGACGGTCAATTGTATGAGCGCGAACGTGATCCAGAATATATCAAATGGATGAAAGTGCTGCGTCAAGCGAATCAAGACGGCTTGCTGGCTAAAGATATCTTTATCGACAAACGTGCACAAATGGAAGAAAAAATCGCCCAAGGTCGTTACTTCGCGATGCTGTACCAGCGTACAGACTTTGCGGCCCAGCTCGGCACTTTGTTCCAGCAAGATCCTAACAAGATCTATATCGCCGTCGATGGTCCTGCAAATGCTAACCTGGACGCACCAACCTTGAACGGCCCAAGCATTTCCGGTTGGACTTTGACCCTGATCTCTAAAGATGTGAAAGACAAAGAGCGCGCCATTAAATTCCTTAGCTATCTGAACAGTGAGGAAGGCCAGAAAGACTTTTATCTTGGTGAGAAAGGCGTCAGCTATGATACAATTGACGGTAAGGAGCAATTCTTGCCTGAAGCATTTGACCTGATGAACAAAGACCGTTCCGCTTTCGATAAGAAATACGGTTCCTCCTTCACCTTCTGGATGATGCAAAATACGAATATTACCCAGCAATGGGCACCGCAATCGGTTGAACCGTACAAACAATTGGAAGATTGGACTCGCGGCAAAACGAAGAGCTTCTCTGAGTTCGATGAGCTTGATCCACTTGCCAATTCTGATGAAGGCATCATCAATACCAAGATTAAGGATTTACGCGGCAAGACATTGCCTAAGTTGATTATGGCAAGTTCCGAAACCGAATTCGATAAAATCTGGGATGAATATATTAAGAAGCAAGATGACCTTGGATATGCCAAAGTACAGGCATACAAACAAGCAAAGTATGAAGAGAATAAGAAGAAGCTCGGCATGTAA
- a CDS encoding carbohydrate ABC transporter permease, with the protein MSLIKRKTKGEAVFDIINNLGMLLICFVTLYPIWYVLINAFNDGKDAMLGGIYWWPRVFSLENFKAVFDNPGITTAMLLTVAKTLVGVGAHVFFTAMVAYAFSRRELIFGRFYIFLGTITMIFSGGLIPTYLLIRDLHMLDTFAVFIIPVLFSFFDLIIFMTFFREIPDGLDEAARIDGANDWTILVRIVLPVSMPVIATIALFHGVYQWNDYFAGIIYINKESLQPIQTFLYRVVAQSSSNIMTTALQGSAVTKTVTSQSVKLATMVVTTLPIVFAYPFLQRYFVKGMMIGSIKG; encoded by the coding sequence ATGTCTTTAATAAAACGTAAAACAAAAGGCGAAGCCGTTTTTGATATTATTAATAATCTAGGGATGCTGCTAATCTGCTTCGTTACCCTGTATCCGATCTGGTATGTCCTGATCAATGCGTTCAACGACGGTAAGGACGCCATGCTGGGCGGCATCTACTGGTGGCCGCGGGTATTCAGCCTGGAGAACTTCAAGGCAGTATTCGACAATCCCGGTATTACGACGGCCATGCTGCTCACCGTTGCCAAGACTCTCGTGGGCGTGGGAGCTCACGTCTTCTTCACCGCCATGGTAGCTTACGCATTCTCACGCAGAGAGTTGATTTTTGGAAGGTTCTATATTTTTCTAGGAACGATCACGATGATCTTCTCCGGGGGTCTCATTCCAACTTATCTACTGATCCGCGATTTGCATATGCTTGATACATTTGCGGTCTTCATTATTCCGGTGCTGTTCAGCTTTTTTGACCTCATCATCTTTATGACCTTCTTCCGGGAAATTCCCGACGGACTAGATGAGGCGGCCCGGATCGACGGCGCCAACGACTGGACGATTCTAGTGCGAATCGTGCTTCCGGTATCGATGCCTGTTATCGCTACCATCGCCTTGTTCCACGGGGTATACCAATGGAATGACTATTTCGCCGGGATTATCTACATCAATAAAGAGTCGCTGCAACCGATCCAGACCTTCCTTTACCGGGTAGTCGCTCAGTCCAGCTCGAATATTATGACTACCGCCTTGCAGGGAAGCGCCGTAACCAAGACAGTCACCTCGCAATCGGTGAAGCTGGCAACGATGGTTGTAACTACGCTTCCAATCGTATTCGCTTACCCCTTCCTGCAGCGTTACTTCGTCAAAGGAATGATGATCGGCTCCATCAAGGGATAA
- a CDS encoding ABC transporter permease: protein MIDSNLSPPTARQKWLKKLVSQRHIQIMALLGIAWMIIFNYIPMYGVIIAFKDYDIIRTISEAPWVGLEHFKEFLSDENFGYVMKNTLGISLIKLMTFPLPIIFALFLNEVRILRFKRAIQTISYLPHFLSWVVLGGILATWLSDVGIINDILMALHLIDQPISYLAEPKYFWTIVITSDIWKELGWSAIIYLAAITGISPEMYEAATIDGAGRFQKMWYVTLPAIKGTISILFILAVSGVLNSNFDQILVLRNSLNDSASNVIDYYVYYTGISQGRYSYSAAIGLFKSVIALTLLLIANQVSKKLNDTSLF from the coding sequence ATGATAGATTCGAATTTATCACCACCAACTGCAAGGCAGAAATGGCTGAAGAAACTTGTATCTCAAAGACATATTCAAATTATGGCTTTGCTCGGAATCGCATGGATGATCATTTTCAACTACATCCCTATGTACGGCGTTATTATCGCATTTAAGGACTATGACATTATCAGAACGATTTCCGAAGCGCCCTGGGTCGGACTGGAGCATTTCAAGGAGTTCTTGTCGGATGAGAACTTTGGCTACGTGATGAAGAATACTTTGGGGATCAGCTTGATTAAATTGATGACATTCCCGCTTCCGATTATATTCGCGCTCTTTCTAAATGAGGTGCGCATCCTGCGGTTCAAGCGGGCGATCCAGACCATTTCGTACCTTCCCCACTTCCTATCCTGGGTTGTACTCGGTGGAATCCTGGCCACTTGGTTGTCAGATGTAGGGATCATTAACGATATCCTTATGGCCTTGCATTTGATAGATCAGCCGATTTCCTACCTGGCTGAACCGAAATACTTCTGGACGATTGTCATTACATCGGATATTTGGAAGGAGCTTGGCTGGTCAGCGATCATTTATCTGGCAGCGATTACAGGGATTTCGCCTGAAATGTATGAAGCGGCAACCATTGACGGTGCCGGACGCTTCCAGAAGATGTGGTATGTCACACTTCCAGCGATCAAAGGAACGATCAGTATCCTGTTTATCTTGGCAGTCAGTGGTGTGCTGAACTCCAACTTTGACCAGATCCTTGTATTGCGTAACTCTCTGAATGACAGTGCAAGTAATGTTATTGATTACTATGTCTACTATACAGGGATTTCCCAAGGCCGTTACTCGTACTCTGCAGCGATCGGATTGTTCAAATCCGTTATTGCGCTTACGCTGCTGCTGATTGCGAACCAAGTATCCAAAAAACTCAACGATACTTCGTTATTTTAG
- a CDS encoding formate/nitrite transporter family protein produces METESLLKVEELALKKYKIFRQSQLRYIARSMLASMFIGFGVIVAFKTGNFFYMENSPFTYPMAAITFGAAIILIAYGGGDLFTGNTFYYTYAALRKKLQWSEVGKLWVFSYVGNIMGAAVFALLIFLTGLFTDASVNSFLLNVVEHKMNTSAIELFFRAILCNWLVCLAFFIPMSLKGDGAKMFAMMLFVFCFFISGYEHSIANMCTFAIALVLNHPGTISFYGVIHNLVPVTIGNLIGGVLLMGFMYYFVNKPFLDAVEKEKDE; encoded by the coding sequence ATGGAGACAGAATCGCTATTGAAGGTTGAAGAGCTGGCCTTGAAGAAGTATAAGATCTTCCGGCAGAGCCAACTGCGCTACATCGCGAGGTCTATGCTGGCAAGCATGTTTATCGGATTCGGAGTGATTGTTGCTTTTAAGACCGGAAACTTCTTTTATATGGAGAATTCCCCGTTCACTTATCCGATGGCGGCGATTACTTTCGGCGCGGCCATCATTTTGATCGCTTATGGTGGAGGAGACTTATTCACCGGCAATACGTTCTACTATACCTATGCGGCCCTGCGCAAGAAATTGCAATGGTCTGAGGTCGGGAAGCTATGGGTATTCAGTTATGTAGGAAATATTATGGGAGCGGCAGTGTTCGCCCTGCTTATTTTCCTGACAGGTCTATTTACCGATGCTTCAGTGAATAGCTTCCTGCTGAATGTTGTAGAGCATAAGATGAATACCTCGGCGATCGAGCTGTTCTTCCGGGCTATTCTTTGTAACTGGCTCGTCTGTCTGGCCTTCTTCATTCCAATGTCGCTCAAAGGCGACGGGGCCAAGATGTTTGCGATGATGCTGTTCGTGTTCTGCTTCTTCATATCCGGTTACGAGCATAGTATTGCGAATATGTGTACCTTTGCGATCGCGCTTGTGCTGAACCATCCAGGAACGATCTCCTTTTATGGTGTTATCCACAACCTCGTTCCTGTAACAATAGGCAATTTGATCGGCGGCGTACTGCTGATGGGCTTTATGTATTATTTCGTGAACAAGCCTTTTCTGGATGCGGTGGAGAAGGAGAAGGATGAGTAG
- a CDS encoding glycosyltransferase family 8 protein, with product MSEPLNILVTLNSNYLKPLRVMLYSLFLNNKGERFTVYVMHSSLKRKEIEGLRRLCAEQGNGSLLEEIEVDDQSFAEAPTLLHYTKEMYYRLLAFRFLPDHMERILYLDPDILVLNSIRELYETDLEHYLYAAASHDLISIKEINKLRLNPYKIEAYYNSGVLLMNLKLQRKRISEEEIYDFVENNRSKLIMPDQDIINALYTKRIKSIDEKLYNYDARYYRYYKITSNGEWDMEHVIDHTVFLHFCGKRKPWKKDYSGKFHALFKYMEKLCNAADS from the coding sequence ATGTCTGAACCGCTAAATATTCTGGTCACCTTAAACTCTAACTACTTGAAACCTCTGCGAGTGATGCTCTACTCTTTATTCCTTAATAATAAGGGAGAGCGGTTTACGGTTTATGTCATGCACTCAAGCTTAAAGCGCAAGGAGATCGAGGGGCTGCGCCGGTTATGCGCTGAGCAAGGGAACGGCAGCCTGCTAGAGGAGATTGAAGTCGACGACCAAAGCTTCGCCGAAGCCCCTACCCTGCTTCATTACACCAAGGAGATGTATTACCGCCTGCTCGCCTTCCGCTTCCTGCCAGACCATATGGAGCGAATCCTCTATCTGGATCCTGATATTCTGGTGCTTAACTCCATCAGGGAGCTCTACGAGACCGATCTGGAGCATTATTTGTATGCCGCTGCTTCTCATGACCTTATCTCTATTAAAGAAATCAACAAGCTGAGGTTGAACCCTTATAAAATCGAGGCTTATTATAATTCTGGAGTACTGCTGATGAATTTGAAGCTGCAAAGAAAGCGGATTAGCGAGGAAGAAATCTACGACTTCGTTGAGAATAATCGCTCCAAGCTGATTATGCCGGATCAGGATATTATCAATGCGCTGTATACCAAACGGATCAAGAGCATCGATGAGAAGCTGTACAATTATGATGCGAGATACTACCGCTATTACAAAATTACGAGCAACGGCGAATGGGATATGGAGCATGTGATAGACCATACTGTATTCTTGCATTTCTGCGGCAAAAGAAAGCCCTGGAAGAAAGACTATAGCGGCAAGTTCCATGCACTGTTCAAATATATGGAGAAGCTATGTAATGCTGCCGACTCATAA